ACATAAAAGAACCAAGTGAGAAAGAATAGGAAGAGCGTCACCAGGACCGTTCCCAGCAAGGAATCGAGATCCGTGTGTCCCTTTCGATACGCTATCCCTATGAAGACCAGGGCTGCCACGCAGAAGGAGGCGAAAAGGATGATGCCCGGTGAGAACGGATCCTGTCTCTTGCCGCATTCATAGGGATCGAACATCGGGACCGTGATGATGAAGAGAGCTAGCCCCAGGAGGACCACGAGAGTGGCAATCCGCAGGTAATGCCTTGGTCGCACGACAAGGAATACTCGGGGCCGTATGAAATCGTTTTGGCGGGAGGGCGGCGCACCCGCTCCCGATGGAATTGTCCCGCCACTCATGCGGTCCGCAATGGCCAGTGATTTGCCGGCGGGAATCATTATATACGCAGGAGGGGATGTTTTGACTGTATATCCGCACCGTCGTTCGCGAGGATGACGGTCATATATACACGGTGGAGGGGATGCACAGATCAGCGTTTTCCGTCGAGAAGGGATATCGGGAGACATCCCGCTGGATTGTGGCAACTTCCCAACCAATATTAAATAGTTCGAATTCCATATGTGATTCTGATATGCTTAGCAAAACGAAAGTGTCTAAGGGCTACCTGACAGTGGTGCCCAAGAAGGTGCGCGAGGCCTCTGAGATACGCGAAGGGGACCTCCTGGAATGGTCAATCGAGGAGGGCAAGATAATCATCAGGCCGCGCCCGAGGCGGACCGTGAAGGATGTCACGGGGCTCATATCCCACGGCGGGGATGCCGTCGAGTCAAAGCGCCGGGCGCAGAGAGGGAAATGATCGCGGACAGCTCCTACTTCGTGGCACTGGCCGACAGCAGGGACAAGTGGCACAAGCGGGCCCTGCGCCTCGATGTGCCCGCGAAGCTCATCATAACCGACCTGGTCGTTGCGGAGAGCATCACCATCGTCGGCGAACGAGGCGGCGGGAAGGCGGCGCAGATGCTCTACGAGTACTTCGTCGACGATTGCGAGGTCGTCTTCGTGGACGCGGAACTGCTGGAAGAGGCGATGGCGCTGCACCTTCAGTA
This sequence is a window from Candidatus Thermoplasmatota archaeon. Protein-coding genes within it:
- a CDS encoding PIN domain-containing protein, whose product is MIADSSYFVALADSRDKWHKRALRLDVPAKLIITDLVVAESITIVGERGGGKAAQMLYEYFVDDCEVVFVDAELLEEAMALHLQYDGTLSVADCASVALMSRNGIGEIVSFDSDFDKVRGIRRVH
- a CDS encoding AbrB/MazE/SpoVT family DNA-binding domain-containing protein, whose amino-acid sequence is MLSKTKVSKGYLTVVPKKVREASEIREGDLLEWSIEEGKIIIRPRPRRTVKDVTGLISHGGDAVESKRRAQRGK